The Bacillus sp. Y1 genome includes the window AAATGATCAAGGAAACGACCTTCGCTTTTCGCTGCTAGGTCCTTCTTTGTTCCGACAATTAATCCAGATAAATCTGCAAATACATTTGGATTTTTATAAATGATCTCTGCACCTGTCAGTGTCCATGGGTCTCCGAAATGAGCCATCATAAAATTTACATCACGGTTGTCAACGGCAACCTCATCAATGGTGAGTGGGTGGGAGTATTTTAAATATCCCCTTTCTGAATACGTATCGCCAGTGTGAAAGACGACAGGAAGATGGTACTTTGCCGCAAGTCTATAAACGGGTTTATAAACAGGATCGTAGGCATAAAACGGATAATAACCAAGATAAATTTTAATTCCAACCGTTTTCGGATGTAATAACATCTTTTCTAAACGAGTGAGTGCCTCCTCGCCTAAGTTGTACGGATTGATTCCCGCACAGGTAAAGATAGAAGGTGGCAGCTCATCGGTTAAATCCAGCCCCATCGGAGTTTGCGTTTCGTAATCAGGAAACCCCATTTTAGCTGTTTCTGTTAACCCCATCCCTATTCCAAGTACTACTCCTGCTTCCTCGAATTCTTTGAGGATACCTGAAGGTGAATAATCGACAAATGAAATTTTTCCAGCTGTTTCATGAAATGATTTTATGTTTGATAGATGGATGTGAGCATCGATGATTTTCATAAGAACTCCTTTTAAAATTGGATGTTTCGTAGTTTTTGAACAGCCTCTGTTGGAAGAACTCGCTCATCAAACAGAAAGAATAGGGGAGCAGTCTCTTTCTTCTCCTTATTCGCAAAACCTGGCTGAGCAGCAACTAGTTGAAAGGCTTCTTTATTCATATACGCCTCGGTTTCTTCACTGTTTAAACTTGGAATCACATAAAGCTTTTCTTTCTTTGTTTGTGATTTAATATAGGATTCTTGTGGCAGGTACATTGGTAATTCCTGTTTACCTGCACGATACTCTGTAGTGCCACCTTTGATAAAAAGATTCGGTAATGCTTCTCCGCCGAGAAACAAGTCTGTCAACCATTTTTCTCCATCCAGCCATTTCCCTCCATCATGCATGACCTGTAAAAATGTTGCTAAAACAGGAATGCCCGGAAGCATTAAATAATGTTGAATGTACTCGATATTTTTCCATTGTGAATGTTCCTCGAATTTTGTGTGAATCGCAATTCCTCTCCAAGTATTTCCTTTACGATCACAGATATTTGTCGATGAAATCGTTGTTTTTTCTTTTAAAAGAGAGAAGGTGTTAATTCCTTCCGGAGACCATTTCATTCCTCCTGCCCATGGGTTCCACCAGCTTTTGGCGGTTCTTTCAGGATACTGAGTAGCTAACCATTCAAGCCCGTTTACTTTCAAGGAATATAAACCTGGATAAAAATCAGCATTTGCTTTAATCGATAAACAACCATTCTCAACAACTAGTGACCCATCTGACTCTGTACTAGAGGAAATGTCTCCTCTTGGTGATAATAGTAGATCCTCGAAATTTGTCCGGATTCCCTCTTGTTGAAAATGTGCCGATAGATGAGAAACAGGGGTATTTAATGAGAGCTGTTGGTCAAAAGTAAAAGAGTTTTTCTCTTCTTTTGCCTGAATACTCCAGTTACTGACAGGAGTTTGGTCACAAGCGAACACAAGCGTTCCATTCAAATAACTGTTTCTATAAGTTTTTAACGTGAAGGTAGGCGATGAACTAGATGGCACAATCATTTTATTTGCCTCGAGCTGAAGTTCATTGGTTATATCATATGGCTCAAGCAGATGGGTTTTCTCGGCATAAGTCTGAAATTGAGTTGGTTCGTGGAATGAGTCCAATGCTACAATGATTTTTTCTGTAGAAGCCTTTTCTCCAGGTCTCATCTCACCAATTTTTTGCTCAATGACAAACTGCCAACCTTCTGGTGCTGCATGGCTATTCTTTGGCCATGTTACCCCAACCGTTTCCCCTTCAGTCTTGGAAAAATACCAATTACCCGTTATCATGGCCGGATTTAGGTCTCCGAACTCAAGTGCACGATCTTTCGAAAAGTAAACAATTTTTTGATCAAGTGGGAAATACGTGTTGCCAAGTTCTTGGTATACAGGCTGACTGATAGCGATATTTTGATAAGTAGTTGGATGCACATTTTCAATCTCAACCCACTGGTGAACGATTCCATCTCCAAAGAGCTGGAGACACTCCGTTAAGTAGATTCCTGGATATTCCCCCGATTGTAACACGAACTTAATCAAGATAGATGAGTCATCAGTATCCCAGGTTACTGATGTTGGCTTCTTTTTATTAAATTCGTTTGTATATGGTTTTCCAAGCTTAGGTGCAAGAAAGGCAAATGAGGGCTTTTTCCTTCTAGTATTCTTTTTTAACTGGACATTAAGATCAAGCTTTCGAATATTTAACTGACTATGGCCATTGTATACGTGCCAGAAAAGCGTGGATTCTCCACCAAATTTCTTACCTTCACCTTTGAAAGCAACCGAAATTTGCTGTTTAAAAGCGAGTACATGATTGGCAGTCTTAGTTTGAACATGAATAGTTGGATCGTAAAAGCCGTGCTTTTTAACGGTAATAGGTATGGAAATCGTTTTTCTTCCTTTAGCAGGAACTGTAACTTCGTATGTTTTTAGTTCTAGACTGACTAGGTCATTC containing:
- a CDS encoding amidohydrolase family protein; this encodes MKIIDAHIHLSNIKSFHETAGKISFVDYSPSGILKEFEEAGVVLGIGMGLTETAKMGFPDYETQTPMGLDLTDELPPSIFTCAGINPYNLGEEALTRLEKMLLHPKTVGIKIYLGYYPFYAYDPVYKPVYRLAAKYHLPVVFHTGDTYSERGYLKYSHPLTIDEVAVDNRDVNFMMAHFGDPWTLTGAEIIYKNPNVFADLSGLIVGTKKDLAAKSEGRFLDHLRHALVFADSYDKLLFGTDWPLVPIAPYIEFIKNLIPEEYHSQVFYETALKVFPRIQPFLK
- a CDS encoding GNAT family N-acetyltransferase, coding for MPSVKNGIQIVSYQEGLAAGVAKMWNLSRDSWGGDTRVMTEEQVKTKEANSENIELYLALDENEVVGYCGLSEYKEDTGSLYIPLLNVLPSYHGKKIGKMLVMKALEKTIELGWPRLDLYTWPGNTKAVPLYKKCGFFWEDRDDITHLMNFIPQVLNTPLLQPLFEKIDWYETSTRQIDVKPDGMKENGFTFYEYSWSSPETNAKVQFERTSRGITLIETDDFLVQLTMDHHEVIEEMEHTYQLKVVNKTGIPLSFQATGTKNTRVEYQLNSGKLNIEKDITLSETFIIRKGEEPSIWRTHPSIQITIEVNGVPCDMSLGIFPMQPAKLEAFNEGNFAFLDTKSEFHLELKNNLSNTTEFVLTIPENDLVSLELKTYEVTVPAKGRKTISIPITVKKHGFYDPTIHVQTKTANHVLAFKQQISVAFKGEGKKFGGESTLFWHVYNGHSQLNIRKLDLNVQLKKNTRRKKPSFAFLAPKLGKPYTNEFNKKKPTSVTWDTDDSSILIKFVLQSGEYPGIYLTECLQLFGDGIVHQWVEIENVHPTTYQNIAISQPVYQELGNTYFPLDQKIVYFSKDRALEFGDLNPAMITGNWYFSKTEGETVGVTWPKNSHAAPEGWQFVIEQKIGEMRPGEKASTEKIIVALDSFHEPTQFQTYAEKTHLLEPYDITNELQLEANKMIVPSSSSPTFTLKTYRNSYLNGTLVFACDQTPVSNWSIQAKEEKNSFTFDQQLSLNTPVSHLSAHFQQEGIRTNFEDLLLSPRGDISSSTESDGSLVVENGCLSIKANADFYPGLYSLKVNGLEWLATQYPERTAKSWWNPWAGGMKWSPEGINTFSLLKEKTTISSTNICDRKGNTWRGIAIHTKFEEHSQWKNIEYIQHYLMLPGIPVLATFLQVMHDGGKWLDGEKWLTDLFLGGEALPNLFIKGGTTEYRAGKQELPMYLPQESYIKSQTKKEKLYVIPSLNSEETEAYMNKEAFQLVAAQPGFANKEKKETAPLFFLFDERVLPTEAVQKLRNIQF